From Lysobacter silvisoli, the proteins below share one genomic window:
- the mutL gene encoding DNA mismatch repair endonuclease MutL, protein MPIRQLPDTLINQIAAGEVVERPASVVKELVENALDAGATRVDIDLEEGGARLIRIRDDGAGIAAEELPLAVSRHATSKIASLDDLEGVATLGFRGEALPSIASVSRFALISRRNGAEHGAALEIDGGRLGEVAPKPHPQGTTVEVRDLFFNVPARRKFLKAERTELSHIEEWLRQLALARPDVELRVSHNGKASRRWKGEGDLLSDVRINETLGEEFARNALRVDHSGAGLRLHGWIAQPAYNRASADQQYLYVNGRAVRDRSIAHAVKQAYADVLFHGRQPAYVLFLELDPRRVDVNVHPAKHEVRFRDSRLIHDFVYRTLHDALAETRAGSAVGVADAQPAYDPAQAARPDYNWRVPTRPLGLQVEETRAGYAALYGAPRAELAYGAPAPAGEAYAPPAGLDGPAPHPALPHSDDASLPPLGYAIAQLHGIYVLAETADGLIVIDMHAAHERIGYEKLKHAHDGEGLRTQPLLVPAALAVSEREADVAEREAPTLAALGFDVTRSGPQSLTLRSVPALLAHGDVEALLRDVLADLREHGESRRVAAARDELLATMACHGAVRANRRLTLPEMNALLREMEATERSGQCNHGRPTWARFSLSEIDRWFLRGR, encoded by the coding sequence GTGCCCATCCGCCAGCTCCCCGACACCCTCATCAACCAGATCGCCGCAGGCGAGGTCGTGGAACGGCCCGCGTCGGTGGTCAAGGAACTGGTGGAGAACGCGCTCGACGCCGGTGCCACCCGCGTCGACATCGACCTGGAAGAGGGCGGCGCGCGGCTGATCCGCATCCGCGACGACGGCGCCGGCATCGCCGCCGAGGAGCTGCCGCTGGCGGTGTCGCGTCATGCCACCAGCAAGATCGCCTCGCTGGACGATCTGGAGGGCGTGGCCACCCTGGGCTTCCGCGGCGAGGCCTTGCCCTCGATCGCTTCGGTCAGCCGCTTCGCCCTGATCTCGCGCCGCAACGGCGCCGAGCATGGCGCCGCGCTGGAGATCGACGGCGGACGCCTCGGCGAGGTAGCGCCCAAGCCGCACCCGCAGGGCACCACGGTGGAAGTGCGCGACCTGTTCTTCAACGTGCCCGCGCGGCGCAAGTTCCTCAAGGCCGAGCGCACGGAGCTCAGCCACATCGAGGAATGGCTGCGCCAGCTGGCCCTGGCGCGCCCCGATGTGGAGCTGCGCGTCTCGCACAACGGCAAGGCCTCGCGGCGCTGGAAAGGCGAGGGCGATCTGCTCTCGGACGTGCGCATCAACGAGACCCTGGGCGAGGAGTTCGCGCGCAACGCGCTGCGCGTGGATCACAGCGGCGCCGGCCTGCGTTTGCACGGCTGGATCGCGCAGCCGGCCTACAACCGCGCCAGCGCCGATCAGCAGTACCTCTACGTCAACGGCCGCGCGGTGCGCGACCGCAGCATCGCCCATGCGGTCAAGCAGGCCTATGCCGACGTGCTGTTCCACGGCCGCCAGCCGGCCTACGTGCTGTTCCTGGAGCTGGATCCGCGCCGGGTCGACGTCAACGTGCATCCGGCCAAGCACGAGGTGCGCTTCCGCGATTCGCGCCTGATCCACGACTTCGTCTACCGCACCTTGCACGACGCGCTGGCCGAAACCCGCGCCGGCAGCGCCGTGGGCGTGGCCGATGCGCAACCGGCTTACGACCCCGCGCAGGCCGCGCGGCCGGACTACAACTGGCGCGTGCCCACGCGTCCGCTGGGCCTGCAGGTTGAGGAGACCCGCGCCGGCTACGCCGCGCTGTACGGCGCGCCGCGCGCCGAGCTCGCCTACGGTGCACCCGCGCCCGCGGGCGAGGCCTACGCGCCGCCGGCGGGCCTGGACGGCCCGGCGCCGCACCCGGCGCTGCCACACAGCGACGACGCCAGCCTGCCGCCGCTGGGCTACGCCATCGCCCAGTTGCACGGCATCTACGTGCTGGCCGAAACCGCCGACGGCCTGATCGTGATCGACATGCACGCCGCGCACGAGCGCATCGGCTACGAAAAGCTCAAGCACGCCCACGACGGCGAGGGCCTGCGCACCCAGCCCTTGCTGGTGCCGGCCGCGCTGGCGGTGTCCGAGCGCGAGGCCGACGTGGCCGAACGCGAGGCGCCGACCCTGGCCGCGCTGGGTTTCGACGTGACCCGCAGCGGCCCGCAGTCGCTGACCCTGCGCAGCGTGCCCGCGCTGCTTGCCCACGGCGACGTGGAAGCGCTGCTGCGCGACGTGCTGGCTGACCTGCGCGAGCACGGCGAATCGCGGCGCGTGGCCGCTGCGCGCGACGAACTGCTGGCGACCATGGCCTGCCACGGCGCGGTGCGCGCCAACCGCCGCCTGACCCTGCCCGAAATGAACGCGCTGCTGCGCGAAATGGAAGCGACCGAGCGTTCCGGCCAATGCAATCACGGCCGGCCGACCTGGGCGCGCTTCAGCCTGTCCGAAATCGACCGCTGGTTCCTGCGAGGACGTTGA
- a CDS encoding N-acetylmuramoyl-L-alanine amidase, with protein MRVKAVTVQKFLLGLALLAALAWNLAHASEIKGLQLGTGATGTRAEIALDRGTEFKLISLKGPDRLAVDLPASSLAKGLRLPAGAGIVKSVRTGQPAPGTVRVVFDLAQPVAALKPRIETAADGARLVLEWPGDGEPASQAVAANPQAPAAQTPAANAVPPPAASGATTANVVSETRGVDQAAASAAATTRLISELAARSAAAPANTPSTAAPGATAPSVATVTNNTAPPVQTTIATGVPTRIATGVPTPMPGAATVPPPPAMAEATPPDAVKTMKDVMRGRGMRPLIIAIDAGHGGQDPGAIGQAGKREKDVTLAIARELARQINATPGLKAYLTRDSDVFIPLPRRAQLARQAKADMFVSIHADAAENRAAKGSSVYVLSLKGASSQRARWLADKENASDLVGGVRLQEADNTLTSVLLDLTQSGHMKASEDAASHVLDGLKRVGYNHKPRIERANFAVLRTSDMPAMLVETAFISNPEEERRLTDPAHQRALARAVLDGVNTYFTRQPPPGTLYAARAQAPPTAALVGAGGGSP; from the coding sequence ATGCGCGTCAAGGCCGTCACCGTTCAGAAATTCCTGCTCGGCCTGGCCCTGTTGGCCGCGCTGGCGTGGAACCTTGCCCATGCCAGCGAAATCAAAGGCTTGCAGCTCGGCACCGGCGCCACCGGCACGCGCGCCGAGATCGCCCTGGATCGCGGCACCGAATTCAAGCTCATTTCGCTCAAGGGCCCCGACCGCCTGGCCGTGGACCTGCCTGCGTCCAGCCTGGCCAAGGGCCTGCGCCTGCCGGCCGGTGCCGGCATCGTCAAGTCGGTGCGTACCGGCCAGCCCGCGCCGGGCACCGTGCGCGTGGTGTTCGACCTGGCCCAGCCCGTGGCCGCGCTGAAGCCGCGCATCGAGACCGCCGCCGACGGCGCGCGCCTGGTGCTGGAATGGCCGGGCGACGGCGAGCCGGCCTCGCAGGCCGTTGCCGCCAACCCCCAAGCTCCTGCGGCGCAGACGCCGGCTGCCAACGCCGTGCCGCCGCCGGCCGCGTCCGGCGCGACCACCGCGAACGTGGTGTCGGAAACGCGCGGCGTCGATCAGGCCGCCGCTTCGGCCGCCGCGACCACGCGCCTGATTTCGGAACTGGCAGCGCGTAGCGCTGCCGCGCCGGCGAACACGCCGTCTACCGCCGCTCCTGGCGCTACCGCACCCTCGGTGGCCACGGTGACGAACAACACCGCACCGCCGGTGCAAACCACCATCGCCACCGGCGTGCCCACCCGCATCGCCACCGGCGTACCCACGCCGATGCCGGGCGCCGCCACCGTGCCGCCGCCGCCGGCGATGGCCGAGGCCACGCCGCCCGACGCGGTCAAGACCATGAAGGACGTGATGCGCGGCCGCGGCATGCGTCCGCTGATCATCGCCATCGACGCCGGTCACGGCGGCCAGGACCCCGGCGCGATCGGCCAGGCCGGCAAGCGCGAGAAGGACGTGACCCTGGCGATCGCGCGCGAGCTCGCGCGCCAGATCAACGCCACGCCCGGTCTCAAGGCCTACCTGACCCGCGACAGCGACGTGTTCATTCCGCTGCCGCGCCGCGCCCAGCTGGCGCGCCAGGCCAAGGCCGACATGTTCGTGTCGATCCACGCCGACGCGGCCGAAAACCGCGCGGCCAAGGGCTCCTCGGTCTACGTGCTCTCGCTCAAGGGCGCGTCCTCGCAGCGCGCGCGCTGGCTGGCCGACAAGGAAAACGCCTCCGACCTGGTCGGCGGCGTGCGCCTGCAGGAAGCCGACAACACCCTGACCTCGGTGCTGCTGGACCTGACCCAGAGCGGCCACATGAAGGCCTCCGAAGATGCCGCCAGCCACGTGCTGGATGGCCTCAAGCGCGTGGGCTACAACCACAAGCCGCGGATCGAACGCGCCAACTTCGCGGTGCTGCGCACCTCGGACATGCCGGCCATGCTGGTCGAGACCGCCTTCATCTCCAACCCGGAAGAAGAGCGCCGCCTGACCGACCCCGCCCACCAGCGCGCGCTGGCGCGCGCGGTGCTGGACGGCGTCAACACCTACTTCACCCGCCAGCCGCCGCCGGGCACCCTGTACGCCGCGCGCGCCCAGGCGCCGCCCACCGCCGCCCTGGTCGGCGCCGGCGGCGGCAGTCCCTAA
- the tsaE gene encoding tRNA (adenosine(37)-N6)-threonylcarbamoyltransferase complex ATPase subunit type 1 TsaE: MTAAHEPIALTLRDADATDALGAALARTRPAQAVVHLSGDLGAGKSTLARALLRALGVQGAIRSPTYTLVERYPLSAGGEAWHLDLYRIGDAGELEFLGLDGDEAVLWLIEWPDRGGGALPAADLRVELAVDGEGRSARLLGASAAGLAWARAAGRELAADL; the protein is encoded by the coding sequence ATGACTGCCGCGCACGAACCGATCGCGTTGACGCTGCGCGACGCCGACGCGACCGACGCTTTGGGCGCCGCGCTCGCGCGCACGCGCCCGGCGCAAGCGGTGGTGCACCTCAGCGGCGATCTGGGCGCCGGCAAATCCACCCTCGCGCGTGCGCTGTTGCGCGCGCTGGGCGTGCAAGGCGCGATCCGCAGCCCGACCTACACCCTGGTCGAACGCTATCCCTTGAGCGCCGGCGGCGAGGCCTGGCACCTGGACCTGTACCGCATCGGCGATGCCGGCGAGCTGGAATTCCTGGGCCTGGACGGCGACGAGGCCGTGCTGTGGCTGATCGAATGGCCCGACCGCGGCGGCGGCGCCCTGCCGGCCGCGGACCTGCGGGTGGAACTGGCCGTGGACGGGGAGGGGCGCTCGGCCCGCCTGCTGGGGGCCTCGGCGGCGGGCTTGGCTTGGGCCCGGGCGGCTGGCCGGGAGCTTGCGGCGGACTTGTGA
- a CDS encoding NAD(P)H-hydrate dehydratase: MPTAAFPSDSALYDAAALRAAEARAAQQLGDAFELMRRAGAAAWRELLRRWPQAQRIVVVCGPGNNGGDGYVLAMHARLAGRTAQVLRLPAHAPRSDLARRAAQEYAAAGGPISEHAGAPWQADVVVDALFGIGLSRAPDADAALLIEAINTQSAPVLALDVPSGVDADGGAAYAPAVVATATLEFIARKSGLRTGAALDHVGEIALADLQLDGDAFDRSPRARLLHAGDLGRWLAPRARNSHKGRNGRVLCIGGDYGSGGAIVLCAHSALRSGAGLVEAITQAEHVAPLLARLPEAMPRAAGNAADVQDALARADAVALGPGLGQGEWGRAMYAAAIEAARPLLLDADALNLLAQQPRRLRGDSVLTPHPGEAARLLGTDTAQVQADRYAAVRALCDRYGCVVVLKGAGTLVASPQDPVVVIAAGNPGMAVGGMGDVLSGTIAALRAQGLEAYDAAACGALLHSAAGDAAAQEGGERGLLPSDLMPWLRRLANPQENHR, encoded by the coding sequence ATGCCCACGGCCGCATTCCCCTCCGATTCCGCCCTCTACGACGCCGCAGCGCTGCGCGCCGCCGAAGCGCGCGCGGCGCAGCAGCTGGGCGATGCGTTCGAATTGATGCGCCGCGCGGGCGCCGCCGCCTGGCGCGAACTGCTGCGGCGCTGGCCGCAGGCGCAGCGCATCGTGGTGGTCTGCGGGCCCGGCAACAATGGTGGCGATGGCTATGTGCTGGCGATGCATGCGCGATTGGCCGGCCGCACGGCGCAGGTGTTGCGCCTGCCCGCGCATGCGCCGCGTAGCGACTTGGCGCGCCGCGCAGCGCAGGAATACGCAGCGGCGGGCGGCCCGATCTCGGAGCACGCAGGCGCGCCTTGGCAGGCCGACGTGGTGGTGGACGCGTTGTTCGGCATCGGCCTGTCGCGCGCACCCGACGCCGATGCGGCGCTCCTGATCGAGGCGATCAACACGCAGTCGGCACCGGTGCTCGCCTTGGACGTGCCCAGCGGCGTGGATGCCGATGGCGGTGCCGCGTATGCGCCTGCGGTCGTCGCCACAGCCACGCTGGAATTCATCGCCCGCAAAAGCGGCTTGCGCACGGGCGCGGCCTTGGATCACGTAGGCGAAATCGCACTGGCCGATCTGCAACTCGACGGCGATGCGTTCGATCGATCGCCGCGCGCGCGCCTGCTCCACGCCGGCGATCTGGGTCGCTGGTTGGCGCCGCGCGCGCGCAACAGCCACAAGGGTCGCAACGGCCGCGTGCTGTGCATCGGCGGCGATTACGGCAGTGGCGGAGCGATCGTGCTGTGCGCGCACTCGGCGCTGCGCAGCGGTGCCGGTCTGGTCGAGGCGATTACCCAAGCCGAACACGTTGCGCCCTTGCTGGCGCGGTTGCCCGAAGCGATGCCACGGGCGGCGGGCAACGCGGCGGATGTGCAGGATGCGCTGGCGCGCGCCGATGCCGTCGCGCTCGGCCCCGGACTGGGTCAAGGCGAATGGGGCAGGGCGATGTACGCCGCCGCCATCGAGGCGGCGCGGCCGCTGCTGCTCGACGCCGATGCCTTGAATCTGCTCGCGCAGCAGCCGCGCCGACTGCGCGGCGATAGCGTGCTCACGCCGCACCCCGGCGAAGCCGCGCGCCTGCTGGGCACCGACACCGCGCAAGTGCAGGCCGACCGCTATGCCGCTGTGCGGGCCTTGTGCGACCGCTACGGTTGCGTGGTGGTGCTCAAAGGCGCCGGCACGCTGGTGGCGTCGCCGCAAGATCCCGTCGTCGTCATCGCCGCCGGCAATCCCGGCATGGCCGTGGGCGGCATGGGCGACGTGCTCAGCGGTACGATCGCCGCACTGCGCGCACAAGGACTGGAGGCTTACGATGCGGCGGCATGCGGCGCCTTGCTGCACTCCGCCGCCGGCGACGCCGCAGCGCAAGAAGGCGGCGAGCGCGGCTTGCTGCCCAGCGATCTGATGCCGTGGTTGCGGCGTTTGGCCAATCCGCAGGAGAACCATCGATGA
- the queG gene encoding tRNA epoxyqueuosine(34) reductase QueG, which produces MSPQPASPDTATAPDYAALGLRIRALARELGFQRCGVAGIELGPDEDYLRDWLAQGLYGSMDWMARHGELRARPQALIPGTLRVISVGLDYGRNDDEDAWATLADGDRAYVARYALGRDYHKLMRQRLQRLADRIAEAVGPFGHRVFVDSAPVLERALARNAGLGWIGKHTCLIDKDGGSWFFLGEIYVDLPLPIDAPASAHCGTCTRCIDICPTQAIVAPHRLDARRCIAYLTIEHEGAIPEELRPAIGNRIFGCDDCQLVCPWNKFAKRSDEPDFRARNDLDRATLAQLFAWSEDEFLQRTEGSAIRRSGHERWLRNIAVALGNAPGSEETLAALRSRRDHPSAVVREHVEWALARHGVR; this is translated from the coding sequence GTGAGCCCGCAGCCTGCCAGCCCCGATACCGCCACCGCGCCCGACTACGCGGCGCTGGGCCTGCGCATCCGCGCGCTGGCGCGCGAGCTGGGTTTCCAGCGCTGCGGCGTCGCCGGCATCGAGCTGGGGCCGGACGAGGACTACCTGCGCGACTGGCTGGCTCAGGGGCTGTACGGCTCGATGGACTGGATGGCCCGCCATGGCGAGCTGCGCGCGCGGCCGCAGGCACTGATCCCCGGCACCCTGCGGGTGATCTCGGTGGGCCTGGACTACGGTCGCAACGACGACGAGGACGCCTGGGCGACTCTGGCCGACGGCGACCGCGCCTATGTCGCCCGCTACGCTCTGGGCCGCGACTACCACAAGCTGATGCGGCAGCGCCTGCAGCGCCTGGCCGACCGCATCGCCGAGGCGGTGGGGCCGTTCGGCCACCGTGTGTTCGTGGACTCCGCGCCGGTGCTGGAGCGCGCGCTGGCGCGCAACGCCGGCCTGGGCTGGATCGGCAAGCACACCTGCCTGATCGACAAGGACGGCGGCTCCTGGTTCTTCCTGGGCGAAATCTACGTCGACCTGCCGCTGCCCATCGACGCGCCCGCCAGCGCGCACTGCGGCACCTGCACGCGCTGCATCGACATCTGCCCGACCCAGGCCATCGTCGCCCCGCACCGCCTGGACGCGCGGCGCTGCATCGCCTACCTCACCATCGAACACGAAGGCGCGATTCCCGAGGAACTGCGCCCGGCCATCGGCAACCGCATCTTCGGTTGCGACGACTGCCAGCTGGTCTGCCCCTGGAACAAGTTCGCCAAGCGCAGCGACGAGCCCGACTTCCGCGCACGCAACGATCTGGACCGGGCGACGCTGGCGCAGCTGTTCGCCTGGAGCGAGGACGAATTCCTGCAGCGCACCGAAGGCTCGGCGATCCGCCGCAGCGGCCATGAACGCTGGCTGCGCAATATCGCGGTGGCGCTGGGCAATGCGCCTGGCAGCGAGGAAACGCTGGCCGCGCTGCGCTCGCGGAGGGACCACCCGAGCGCGGTGGTGCGCGAGCATGTGGAGTGGGCGTTGGCGCGGCATGGTGTGAGGTGA
- the pgi gene encoding glucose-6-phosphate isomerase, which produces MSEDARPSPPRAEVGRVLPSPLAELVAADPARAQDFALRVGPLYANFARQRYDRAALEGLFAAAESAGAVARLQALFDGEIVNVTEGRPALHTALRGDYSSSSVAHQAHAQALQARARMREIVAALEASDVTDIVSVGIGGSDLGPRLAADALSGAAPGRFRVHFLSNVDGHAALRILAGLDPARTAALLISKTFGTQETLLNGAVVRDWLGAHAADRLYAISANLERPAAAFGIPPERILPMWDWVGGRYSLWSAVGLPIALAIGMDRFEEFLAGAAEIDAHVLRTPLRQNLAAWHAATAVWNRNVLGYATQAVLAYDDRLKLLSNYLQQLVMESLGKSARLDGSAVEADTVPVWWGGVGTDTQHSFFQALHQGTSIVPGDFIGVVRRDAPYADNHRALHANLLAQTEAFANGQASDDPHRAYAGGRPSTTILLDALTPRSLGALLALYEHSVYLQSVYWGINAFDQFGVELGKQVASKLLPALAGEVEADDPVTRELIAQLRG; this is translated from the coding sequence ATGAGCGAAGACGCCCGACCGAGTCCGCCACGCGCTGAAGTCGGGCGCGTCCTCCCCTCACCGCTGGCCGAACTGGTCGCCGCCGATCCGGCCCGCGCTCAGGATTTCGCCCTGCGGGTCGGCCCGCTCTACGCCAACTTCGCCCGCCAGCGCTACGACCGCGCGGCGCTGGAGGGGCTGTTCGCCGCCGCCGAATCGGCCGGCGCCGTCGCCCGCCTGCAGGCGCTGTTCGACGGCGAGATCGTCAACGTCACCGAAGGCCGCCCGGCGCTGCATACCGCGCTGCGCGGCGATTACTCATCCAGTTCCGTGGCGCACCAGGCCCATGCCCAGGCGCTGCAGGCGCGTGCGCGCATGCGCGAGATCGTGGCCGCGCTGGAAGCCAGCGACGTCACCGACATCGTCAGCGTCGGCATCGGCGGCTCGGACCTGGGCCCGCGCCTGGCCGCCGACGCGCTCAGCGGCGCCGCGCCGGGCCGTTTCCGCGTGCACTTCCTGTCCAACGTCGACGGCCACGCCGCCCTGCGCATCCTGGCCGGCCTGGACCCGGCGCGCACCGCGGCGCTGCTGATCTCCAAGACCTTCGGCACCCAGGAAACCCTGCTCAACGGCGCCGTGGTGCGCGACTGGCTGGGCGCGCACGCCGCCGACCGCCTGTACGCGATCAGCGCCAATCTCGAGCGGCCCGCGGCCGCGTTCGGCATTCCGCCCGAGCGCATCCTGCCGATGTGGGACTGGGTCGGCGGCCGCTACTCGCTGTGGTCGGCGGTGGGCCTGCCGATCGCGCTGGCGATCGGCATGGACCGCTTCGAGGAATTCCTGGCCGGCGCGGCCGAGATCGACGCGCACGTGCTGCGCACGCCGCTGCGGCAGAACCTGGCCGCCTGGCACGCCGCCACGGCGGTGTGGAACCGCAACGTGCTCGGCTACGCCACCCAAGCCGTGCTCGCCTACGACGACCGCCTCAAGCTGCTGTCGAACTATCTGCAGCAGTTGGTGATGGAAAGCCTGGGCAAGTCCGCGCGACTGGACGGTAGCGCGGTCGAAGCCGACACCGTGCCGGTGTGGTGGGGCGGGGTGGGCACCGATACCCAGCACAGCTTTTTCCAGGCCCTGCATCAGGGCACCTCGATCGTGCCAGGCGATTTCATCGGCGTGGTCCGCCGCGACGCGCCCTATGCCGACAACCACCGCGCGCTGCACGCCAACCTGCTGGCGCAGACCGAAGCCTTCGCCAACGGCCAGGCCAGCGACGACCCGCACCGCGCTTACGCCGGCGGCCGGCCGAGCACGACGATCCTGCTCGACGCGCTGACCCCGCGCTCGTTGGGCGCGCTGCTGGCCTTGTACGAACACAGCGTGTATCTGCAGTCGGTGTACTGGGGCATCAACGCCTTCGATCAGTTCGGCGTGGAGCTGGGCAAGCAGGTCGCCAGCAAGCTGCTGCCGGCGCTGGCCGGCGAGGTGGAGGCGGACGATCCGGTGACGCGGGAGTTGATCGCGCAGTTGCGCGGCTGA
- the panD gene encoding aspartate 1-decarboxylase: MQLNLLKAKIHRATVTHAELHYEGSCAIDGRLLDISGIREYEQVHIYNVNNGQRFVTYAIRGEEGSGVISVNGAAAHRAQPGDLVIICAYGICDEAEAVKFKPTLVYVDRHNQLTHTNTSMPAQAA, encoded by the coding sequence ATGCAACTGAACCTGCTCAAGGCCAAGATCCACCGCGCCACGGTCACCCACGCCGAGCTGCACTACGAAGGCTCCTGCGCCATCGACGGCCGCCTGCTCGACATCTCGGGCATCCGCGAGTACGAACAGGTCCACATCTACAACGTCAACAACGGCCAGCGCTTCGTCACCTACGCCATCCGCGGCGAAGAGGGCAGCGGCGTGATCTCGGTCAACGGCGCCGCCGCGCACCGCGCGCAGCCCGGCGACCTGGTCATCATCTGCGCCTACGGCATCTGCGACGAGGCCGAGGCGGTCAAGTTCAAGCCGACCCTGGTCTACGTGGACCGCCACAACCAGCTGACCCACACCAACACCTCGATGCCGGCCCAGGCCGCCTGA
- the panC gene encoding pantoate--beta-alanine ligase: MLTVDDLSQLRATLDGWRRQGLRIAFVPTMGNLHAGHHSLVRLARERADRVVVSVFVNPTQFGPNEDYGRYPRTPEADAAGLATAGADLMWLPSVETMYPHGAEATVKVSVPQVTEGLEGAHRPGHFDGVATVVARLFNQVGPDVAVFGRKDYQQLAVIRYLVRDLAFPLEIVAGDTLREADGLAMSSRNQYLSSEERPRAAEIHRCLQWMRQALQAGHPREAVEAEAAQRLETAGFVVDYAAIRRPDLGLPETGPADGGRVALIAARLGRTRLIDNLEFGA, translated from the coding sequence ATGCTGACCGTCGACGACCTGTCCCAGCTGCGCGCCACCCTGGACGGCTGGCGCCGCCAGGGCCTGCGCATCGCCTTCGTGCCGACCATGGGCAACCTGCACGCCGGCCACCATTCGCTGGTGCGGCTGGCGCGCGAGCGCGCCGACCGCGTGGTGGTCAGCGTGTTCGTCAACCCGACCCAGTTCGGTCCCAACGAGGACTACGGCCGCTACCCGCGCACGCCCGAGGCCGACGCCGCCGGCCTGGCCACGGCCGGCGCCGATCTGATGTGGCTGCCCTCGGTGGAGACCATGTATCCCCACGGCGCTGAGGCCACGGTCAAGGTCAGCGTGCCGCAGGTGACCGAAGGCTTGGAGGGCGCGCACCGCCCCGGCCATTTCGACGGCGTGGCCACGGTGGTCGCGCGCCTGTTCAATCAGGTCGGCCCCGACGTGGCGGTGTTCGGCCGCAAGGACTACCAGCAGCTGGCGGTGATCCGCTACCTGGTGCGCGACCTGGCCTTCCCGCTGGAGATCGTGGCCGGCGACACCCTGCGCGAGGCCGACGGCCTGGCGATGAGCTCGCGCAACCAATACCTGTCCTCCGAGGAGCGCCCGCGCGCGGCCGAGATCCACCGCTGCCTGCAGTGGATGCGCCAGGCGCTGCAGGCCGGCCATCCGCGCGAGGCGGTCGAGGCCGAAGCCGCGCAGCGGCTGGAAACGGCCGGCTTCGTCGTCGACTACGCCGCGATCCGCCGCCCCGACCTGGGCCTGCCCGAGACAGGCCCCGCCGACGGGGGCCGCGTGGCTCTCATCGCCGCCCGCCTGGGCCGCACGCGCCTGATCGACAACCTCGAATTCGGCGCCTGA
- the panB gene encoding 3-methyl-2-oxobutanoate hydroxymethyltransferase, producing MYTSAPTQASRPKAWTVPMLADAKRDGRRLVMLTCYDAGFARTMDAAGIDLVLIGDSLGMVVQGHNSTLPVSVSDVAYHTACVARGLSQALLVADLPFQSDATPERALEASTALLQAGAAMVKLEGAGHKLEVIRFLVEREIPVCAHLGLTPQSVLRLGGYKVQGRDEAAAARLREDARAVQDAGAALLVLECVPTPVAAAITADLRIPTIGIGAGPQCDGQVLVLHDLLGVNSGHRRPKFVKDFLAEGGSIDGAFQAYAAAVREGRFPDEAHSYAS from the coding sequence ATGTACACCTCGGCGCCCACGCAAGCCTCACGCCCCAAGGCCTGGACCGTGCCCATGCTGGCCGATGCCAAGCGCGACGGCCGCCGCCTGGTCATGCTGACCTGCTACGACGCCGGCTTTGCCCGCACCATGGACGCCGCCGGCATCGACCTGGTGCTGATCGGCGACTCATTGGGCATGGTGGTGCAGGGCCACAACAGCACCTTGCCGGTGAGCGTGAGCGACGTGGCCTACCACACCGCCTGCGTCGCCCGCGGCCTGTCGCAGGCGCTGCTGGTGGCCGACCTGCCGTTCCAGTCCGACGCGACGCCCGAGCGCGCGCTGGAAGCGTCCACCGCGCTGCTGCAGGCGGGCGCGGCGATGGTCAAGCTGGAAGGCGCGGGGCACAAGCTTGAGGTGATCCGCTTCCTGGTGGAACGCGAGATCCCGGTCTGCGCGCACCTGGGCCTGACCCCGCAGTCGGTGCTGCGCCTGGGCGGCTACAAGGTGCAGGGCCGCGACGAGGCCGCCGCCGCGCGCCTGCGCGAGGACGCGCGCGCGGTGCAGGACGCCGGCGCCGCGCTGCTGGTGCTGGAGTGCGTGCCCACCCCGGTGGCCGCCGCGATCACCGCCGACCTGCGCATTCCCACCATCGGCATCGGCGCCGGCCCGCAGTGCGACGGCCAGGTGCTGGTGCTGCACGACCTGCTGGGCGTGAACTCCGGCCACCGCCGGCCCAAGTTCGTCAAGGACTTCCTGGCCGAAGGCGGTTCCATCGACGGCGCGTTCCAGGCCTATGCCGCCGCCGTGCGCGAAGGCCGCTTCCCCGACGAGGCGCATTCCTACGCCAGCTGA
- the folK gene encoding 2-amino-4-hydroxy-6-hydroxymethyldihydropteridine diphosphokinase, with amino-acid sequence MSRGDTACVGLGSNLGDSAAAIRAAFVALAQLPRTRLLRASSLYRTPAWGVTAQPDFVNAAALLHTELEPLALLQALLAIERAAGRERRQDGRDRWGPRTLDLDLLLYGRRRIDLPGLHVPHPHLHERAFALLPLLEIDPEADIPGIGPARRALAALDSGDIQTLA; translated from the coding sequence ATGAGCCGCGGCGACACCGCCTGCGTCGGCCTGGGCAGCAACCTGGGCGACAGCGCGGCAGCGATCCGCGCCGCCTTCGTCGCGCTGGCGCAACTGCCGCGCACGCGCCTGCTGCGCGCGTCCTCGCTGTACCGCACCCCGGCCTGGGGCGTGACCGCGCAGCCGGACTTCGTCAACGCCGCCGCGCTGCTGCACACCGAACTGGAACCGCTGGCGCTGCTGCAGGCGCTGCTGGCGATCGAGCGCGCCGCCGGGCGCGAGCGCCGACAGGACGGCCGCGACCGCTGGGGCCCGCGCACTCTGGACCTGGACCTGCTGCTGTACGGCCGCCGGCGCATCGACCTGCCGGGCCTGCACGTGCCGCATCCGCACCTGCACGAGCGCGCGTTCGCGCTGCTGCCGCTGCTGGAGATCGACCCCGAGGCCGACATCCCCGGCATCGGTCCGGCGCGGCGGGCGCTGGCCGCGCTCGACAGCGGCGACATACAAACGCTGGCTTAA